The genomic region GAGGCTGTCTTCTCCCGCGTCCGCGAACAGTTCGACGAAGTCTTCGGCGCCGAATCCGTCACCGCCGACCCGAAGACCGTCTCCGAGGACTTCCCCGTCATCGGCCAGGCCTTCGGCGCCCCGTACTTTTTCTGGCTCATCGGCTGCACCCCGCACGACGTGTGGGACAAGGCTGTGGAAGAAGACCGCGTGGGCGAAGACGTGCCGGTCAACCACATGTCCACGTTCCTGCCGGAATTCGAGCCGACCATCAGCGCCTCCACCCGCGCGGGCCTGACTGCGGTGCTGACGTACCTGGGCAAGTAGCACCTGCACACACCCCGGCGCGCCGGTACGCTCGGGGCACATGACTGCTACCACGCCAGCATTCGAGCAGACCGTCGCGGGCCACGTCCGCGCCTTCTCCGGCCGCGCGCCGGAGGATTCCACGGTGAAGAAGTTCTGGACGGGGCTCTCCGCCGCCACCGTCGAGCAATTCGCCGACGACTGGGCAAAGACCCGCACCACCTACAAAAAGTCCCGGCGCGCCGCGTACTTCTCGGCGGAGTTCCTGGAAGGGCGGGCGCTGCTGAATAACTTGACCAACCTTGGGCTCGTCGATAAGGCGCAGGCCATTGCGAAGGACAACGGCTTCGAGCTGGCGGACGTGCTGGAAGCCGAGCATGACGCCGCCCTCGGCAACGGCGGCCTGGGGCGCCTCGCGGCGTGCTTTTTGGATTCCGCCGCCACCCAGGACTACCCGCTGACCGGCTACGGCCTGCTGTACCGCTACGGCCTGTTCCGCCAGGAGTTCGAGGACGGCTTCCAGCGCGAGCACCCGGACGCGTGGAAGGAGTCGTTCTACCCCTTCATCATCCGCCGCGGCTCCGAGCAGCGCATCGTGCGGTTCGACGACATGCACGTGCGCGCCATCCCTTACGACATGCCGATTACCGGCTACGGCACCGACAACGTGGGCACGTTGCGTCTGTGGGACGCCTCCCCGATCGCGGAGTTCGATTACGACGCGTTCAACTCCCAGCGCTTCGCCGACGCGATTTTGGAGCGCGAGGCCGTCCACGACATCACGCGCGTGCTCTACCCGAACGATTCGACCTACGCCGGCAAACTGCTGCGCGTGCGCCAGCAGTACTTCTTCTGCTCTGCCTCGTTGCAGGAGCTCATCGACGACTACGTCGCCGCCCACGGCGACGACCTGCGCCACTTCCACGAGTACAACTCGATCCAGCTCAACGACACCCACCCGGTCCTGGGCATCCCGGAGCTGATGCGCCTGCTCATGGACGAGCACGGCCTGGGCTGGGACGAGGCGTGGGAGGTGACCACCCACACGTTCGCCTACACCAACCACACAGTGCTGCAAGAGGCGCTGGAGACGTGGGAGGAGTCCATCTTCAAGCAGCTGTTCTGGCGCATCTGGGAGATCGTGGAGGAGATCGACCGCCGCTACCGCCTGGACATGGAGGGCCGCGGCGTCGACGCCGAAACCGCGCACCACTACTCCCCGGTCCACGACGGGCGCGTGCACATGGCGTGGATCGCTTGCTACGCCTCGTACTCCGTCAACGGTGTGGCGGCGCTGCACACCGACATCATCAAACGCGACACCCTCGGTTTCTGGCACGGCCTCTACCCGGAGCGCTTCAACAACAAAACCAACGGTGTCACCCCGCGCCGCTGGCTGCGCATGTGCAACCCGCGCCTTTCGGAGCTGCTGGACCGACTCTCCGGCTCCGACGAGTGGGTCACCGACCTGGACAAGCTCAAGGAGCTGCGCCCGCTTGCCGACGATCCGCAGGTGCTCAACGAGCTGCGCGAGATCAAGGCCGCGAACAAGCGCGACTTCGCCGAGTGGATCGCAGCCCGCCAGGGCGCCCAGATCGACCCGAACTCCATCTTCGACACCCAGATCAAGCGCCTGCACGAGTACAAGCGCCAGCTGATGAACGCGCTGTACATCCTGGATTTGTACTTCCGCATTACGGTCGACGGCGAGCAGGACGTGCCGAAGCGCACCTTCATCTTCGGCGCGAAGGCGGCCCCCGGCTACGTCGCCGCCAAGGGCATTATCAAGCTCATCAACACCATCGCTGAGCTGGTGAACAACGACCCGGTGGCCTCGAAGTACATCCACGTGGTGTTTGTGGAGAACTACAACGTCTCCCCCGCCGAGCAGATCATCCCGGCCACGGATGTCTCCGAGCAGATCTCCACTGCCGGCAAGGAGGCATCGGGCACCTCCAACATGAAGTTCATGATGAACGGCGCGCTGACCCTGGGCACCATGGACGGCGCGAACGTGGAGATCGTCGACGCTGTCGGCGAGGACAACGCCTACATCTTCGGCGCGCGCGAGGAGGAGCTGCCGGAGCTGAAGGCGCACTACAACCCGCGCCAGGTGGCGGAGCAGACCCCGGGGCTGATGCGCGCGCTCGACGCGCTTGTGGACGGCACGTTGGACGACCGCGGCACCGGCGCCTTCCACGACATCCGCGCCTCCCTGCTGGAGGACAACGGCTACGGCGAGCAGGACGTCTACTATGTGTTGGGCGACTTCGCGGACTTCCGCGCAACCCGCGACCGCATGGTCGCGGACTACTACTCCGACCCGGACGGCTGGGCGCGGATGTGCTGGATCAACATCTGCGAGTCCGGACGATTCTCCTCCGACCGCACCATCCGCGACTACGCGGAAGAGGTGTGGAAGATCGCGCCCACCCCGATTAACTAACTAGCCGCGCACCATGCGCTTGAGGGTGATGTCGTCGCCCGCGTGGTGCGAATCTTCCCCGTCGAAGGAAAAGCCGTGCTTGCGGTAAAAGGCTTTTGCCTGGTCGTTGAAGTCCGCCACCCAGAGGAAGGCAGGCTCGCCGGGGCGGACAACCGCGTCTAAGAGCTGCACCGCCACGCCCGAACCGGCGGCCGCTTCAAGCAGGTAGAGGTTGCGCAGCTCAGTGCGCTCGCCGGGGTGTTGGGCGGGGATGCCGTATGCGATCCCCACTGCTTGTCCGTCAACCTCGGCGATGAAGACGCGCCCGTCCGGCGCTCGGAAATACTCCTCCCATTCCCGCTCGAGGGGCGCGTGATTGTCCAGCACCTCGTCGGCGATGTGGCCGCGGAAGGCTTGGGCGCGGGAGCGGTTGTGCACGTCGGCGACTGTGGCAGCATCGCTTGGCTGCGCTGGCCGGATGGTGGCGTCCATGCGCCACCACGCTATACGATTTTCGGCACAATGATTCTGCTCGTTGACAATTACGACTCATATACATTCAACCTCGCCCACCTCATTGCCGAAGCGAGCGGACGCGAACCGCTTGTCGTGCCCGCGGGCGAGGCCGCTGATCTTCCCCGGCGCGTGCGCGCAGGCGAGTTCAGCCACGTCGTCATCTCCCCCGGACCCGGCACACCCGAGCGCGAGGAGGACTTCGGCGCCTCACGCCGCGTGATTGAAGCGGCGGCGGAAGCGGACGTCCCACTGCTCGGGGTGTGTCTGGGCCACCAGGGACTCGCCATGCTCGCCGGTGCAACCGTCGCCCGCGCGCCCGAGCCGCGCCACGGCTTCATCTCCACCGTGACCCATTCCGGCGAGGGCATCTTCGCCGGCATCCCGCAGGATTTTGAGGTGGTGCGCTACCACTCCCTGCACGTCGGCTGTGATGTTGAGGAGGCCCCCGGCATCACCGTCCACGCGCGCAGCGAAGATGGCGTGGTCCAGGCGCTCAAGGTCGACGGGCGGGAGCACTGGGGCGTGCAATTCCACCCTGAATCCGTGCTTACCCAGCACGGAGCGGCGCTGATGCGCAACTTCATTGGCGGCTGGCGTCTTATCCACCGGGAGGTGCCAGGTGCGCTGGACTGCCAGCGGGTCTTCAACGCCATCCGCGAAGATGGCCGCGACGCGTTCTTCCTCGACTCCTCCGACGCGCGCGGCCGTTTTTCCATCCTTGGCGACACCGCGGGCCCGCTGTCACGCTCCATTTGCTATTCGCTTGACGACGGCGACATTCTGCACACCCTCAACGAGGAGCTATCCACCCCCATCCACGGCGCGCCGGACCTGCCGTTTACCGGCGGGTGGATCGGCTACCTCGGCTACGAGTGTGCGCAGCTGACGCTCCCGATCACGCTCACACACACCTCGCCGTACCCGGACGCCTACTTTGTCCGCCCGCAGTCCTTCATCGTCTACGACCACGACGCTGAATCCGCGCACCTGTGCGCTTTGGCCGGCGAGGGTTCGGAGGAGCTCCTCGACCGGCTCGAGCGGATGCTTGAGGGCGCAAACGGTGCCGAAGGTGCGTCGAGAAGCAAAGGCTCCTGGAGCAACCCCGACTACCTGGGCAGCATCGACAAGGCGCAGGAACTGCTGCGCGCGGGTGAGAGCTACGAGGTGTGTTTGACCGACACCTACACCGCCGAGGCGACCGGCGAGCTGTACGAACCGCTGCGCGAGCACAACCCCGCGCCGTACGCCGCGCACCTTGTCTTCGACGGCGTGGAGGTCGCCAGCGCCTCACCCGAGCGCTTCCTCACCGTGCGCGACCGCGAGGTGGAGGCCAAGCCGATCAAGGGCACCATCGCCGCAAACGAGGATCCGGAGCTGCTTCGCGACGACAAAACCCGCGCCGAGAACCTCATGATTGTGGACCTGCTGCGCAACGACCTCTCCCGCGTCTGCGACCCCGGCACCGTGCGCGTGCCCGGGCTGATGCAGGTGGAGTCGTACGCGACGGTGCACCAGTTGGTCTCCACCATCACCGGTCGCCTGCGCGAGGGGCTCACCGCCGTCGACGCCGTGCGCGCGACGTTTCCGCCCGGCTCTATGACCGGCGCGCCGAAACTGCGCACCTGTGAGATCATCGACAGGCTGGAAACCTCCCCGCGCGGCGTCTACTCCGGCGCACTGGGGCACTTCGGCTTCGATGGTCAGGCCGATCTATCGGTGGTCATCCGCACCGCTGTGCGAGCCGGCGACACAGTCACCGTCGGCGCTGGCGGCGCGGTCGTGCTCGCCTCCGACGCACACGCTGAGCTCGCCGAGCGCAACCTCAAAGCCCAGTCGGTGCTGGGAGCATGGGATGTGTAGGTACGTCTGGCGCGGTGCGCTCAAGGAGTCCGCTGCCTCTGACGGCCCCCTCGACAGCCCCCTCGATGTGGCCGACTCCTGGCGTCACTCCAACGGCCGCACCAACGGCCTCGACCTGCACCTCCAGCGGTTTTCTCGTGCGGCGGGCGGGTTGCCCGAAGGATTCGTCGATAAGCTAATGCCTCTCCTGCGAGAGGGCGAGCTGTTCCCCCGCATCGCGCTGTTGCAGGGGCTCTTGCTTCTCGACGTCCGCCCCGCCCCTCCCGCACGCCCCACCACCTCGCTGACCTATGCCCCTGCCCCGGACCCGCGCACCCGTCCTGAGGTGAAGGGGCCCGACTTCGCCGCGTTTCGCGCATACCGTTCGCGGTACCAGGTGGCGGGCACGGACGACACGGTGATCATCGATAAGCATGGCGCGATGCTGGAGACCACCACCGGCGCGCTGGTGATGTGGGACGGCGACACCCTGTGTCTGCCCGACGGGGTGTGGCTGCCGAGCGTGACATTGCACCAGGTTCTTGCGCGGTCTGAGCGGCTAGGCATTCGCGTGGAGCGGCGTCGGCTCACACCCGAACTCGCCACCGAGCACCCCCTGTGGTTCCTCAACTCCCTGCACGGCATCAGCCCGGTGCGCGAGCTGCACACAGGCGACGCCGTGATCATTCCCCCGGCACACCCCTGTTCCGACGAATGGCGCGACTGGTGGTGGGGCGGCTTCTCACACGAGTTTGAACACATCACGGAGAACTGACAGCTCACTATCAGTCACACTCTCGCGATTTGTGTATTTTCGGTCACATGACCAACGCGCAGACCCCACAGGACATTGTCGACTACCGCCTTGCCCCACTGTTGGGTGAAGAATACTCGGTATTCCACGAGCTCATCTCGGACGAGCTGCACATCGACGTATATTGCTGGGCCCCCACCGAGCAGCGTCAATTCTGGACGCTGTGCACCTCGGGGATGAACGAGTACCGGATGCAGATGCCACCCGGAAAGGAAGAGTTCAACCGCACAGAGCTGGTGATGACGCTTCCGGACGATTGGCCGCTTGCAGAGATCGGTTCTCAAAACGGCCCCGAAGGTGACGCGATCAGCTGGCCAGTAACCCTGCTCAAGTCCACCGCTCGCCTGCCCAAAGACATGGAGACATGGCTGTCCTACGGAACCTCGAGCCAGGCGGGGCTCGACCCGAGCGAGACCTATCCGGGCAGCGAATTCTCCGGCTTCATCATCGGCGGTGCACTGACGGTTGATGCAGAAGGAGATTTTCTGCGCACCCCCGTGGGCGACGAAGCCGTCCACTTCTTCGGCGTCTACCCCCTCTACGCCGACGAGCTGCAGGCATACCTCGCCGGTGACGACATTTTGAGCAAGCTCCACGAACTCGGTGTCGCCGAAGGTGTCTACCCAGGACGCCCATCCGTTGCTTAACTCAGGAAGTCAAGGAGAACACGGTGCTTTGCCACAAAATTGAGCACACGATCGGCACGGTGGACTTTGTATTCGACCCATCGATCTCCATGTTGGATATGGAAGAAGCCCAGCATTTCAGCATGATCGACGGCCAGCATTTCGACGTGTTGGAAAGCTGTTACGCCTCGGACGGATCCCCCTACCCGCGTTACGGCATTACCGAATCCATCGGCATGCTTATCGCTCCAGCCGATGCAGCCCCCGCTATCCGAGACGCTCTCAACCAGCAGGGTGCCCGCATCGCCGAGTGCACGCTGACGAGCCAGTTCGGCGACTACGTCGGCTTCCGCGCATTCAACCTCTTCGAGGACACACCCCATACTCCGGTGTTCCGAATCCGAACCTCACCCGACAACCCCGACCTGTGGATGGACCAGTACTACACCGCCGAATTTGCAGAATGGCTCAAAGCAAACTTCGACACCCGTGGTACCCGCATTCGGCTGGTTGACAAAGACCCCTACTTCTACCGACCCGACAAAAAATAGGAGTGCTGCCATGTCCTCGCCGACAATCAACCTCGACCAGTACCTCGCCGACACCGAACCCGCCCCAATGCCCGACCTGGCGTGGGAGGAAGCCAAGGCGATCTTTGCCGAGTCCAACGACCCAGAAACGCACGTTGCTGTCATTGCCCCACTCGCGCGCAATTTCAGCACCTCCCGCAGCATCCCCGGCAAGGAAGTCTTAGACCTGCTCGCCGACTCCCCTGTCGCTCTCTGGGCGGTGATGATGCTTCAGGTCTACGAGGCAGCGCAGTATTCTCCGCTGGATCTGCACCGGTTCGTCGAGGCGGCGGAAGCGCCGTCGCAAAGCGATGAACTTCTTGCCATGCACCACTGGGCCACCGCGATGCTGCACAACGAAGCACCACTCGATGACCCGAATACGGCGCTCGCAGGTTGTCGCGCCTTTTTGGAGGTAAGCGACGGGCACAATTGGGTACGCCCCGACGTTGAGATTGCCGGCATCGTGCTCGAGGCCGCAGTTGAATATCCGGATGGGCCGATCGGACCAGTCGGCACCGAAATCATGAGGCAGTGGGAGGAACGTCTCACCACCGCGATCGAGGCGGTCGACCCGGACTTCGCCTACACCGAAAACCAGCTGCTGAGCATCTGGAAAGACAACTAGGGACTTCCCCGATGACGTACTTCATGCGATTTGATGAGTCGATGAAGGCGATCCGCCCGTCCGACAACACGCGTCTGCGCATGCCGACGGATACCGGAGACGTTGAAGTCCACGTCTACGAAGCAAAACACCGAAGCGGCGGCGCCTCGTTGGTCGGCGTCCCCCGCACGGCTGAAAACCTGGCGGTGCTCGGTCTTCCCGCCAACACCGGGAAGCAGTCACCATGGATCATTCCACCATTCCCACTGCTGAAGAGCGCCTTCCGTAAAGGCGGACCCTTCATCCGCGACGGAAAGATAGAACACATCCCAGACGGATTCGACCCCCAGAAGGTCGTCGTAGGCGGAGAGCAGTACCGCCCGGGACCGCCAGCGTACATTCCATACGAATTGAAGGATGACATCCCTCTCAACGTCGAAAGCGTCGACCCCACAGACTGGGACATCGAGATGTGGGTCGGAGGGTCAGCAACTCGCGCCGCCACCGAAGAAGAACGCTCCTACCAGCTCATCCCCTGGACGTATTATCCGCTCGGGTTCCTGGATCTGTGGCTCGAGCAGTACCGCTGCTACCACCTCGACCAAGACATCCCAGCAGAGCTAAGCCCACCAGACGAGGACATCGACCACGACGCCGAAGAATCGGAAACGCCGACCGGGCTAAAAATGCGCAAGGTAGAACTCGACGCCTCGACAGGTGAACTCGAAGGCCAACACACCGTCTACATCCAAGTGCTCGTCGATACAGAACTCGACCATGCGATCACCGCCACCGGACACGAAGCAAACGGCTACTTCCTCGAAGGACTGGCGTGCTACCTCCAATCAGCCGACCGCATTGATCCCAGCCTCCAACTCGACCCAGAAGGCGAAGGCATCGGCATCTACGGCAACCCCGCACACGTCGAGAAAGCCCAGACTGCTTTCAGGAGAATCGCTGAAACTCCGTCGAAGATCGCAGGGCTGGTCGAGCAAGCCGAAGCAGCAGGCATCGAATTCGACGACTAGTTACCGGTGCGTCAGACCATCCAGTTCGCGTGGCGTCCGCCACACTATGCAGCTGCATAGTGAGCTCCCCGTTCACGCGACTATGCCGCCGCATAGTAAATCGAGCCCGCCAGACTATGCCACTGCATAGTGATTCGCACTCGGGAAAAACTATGCCACTGCATAGAGAATCAAGCCCTCCCGACTATGCCGCTGCATAGTCCCCACCAACACCGATCTAGGCTGACCGCTCCGCCAACACCTTCCCGGTCGCGGTATCGCGCTCAGCCAACTCGGCCGGAGTGCCTGCAGCGACCACTTCCCCGCCGTCGGCGCCGGCGCCTGGGCCCATCTCAATCACGCGGTCCGCTTGCGCGATGACAGAAAGGTCGTGCTCGACCACGATCACGGTTTGGCTCGCATCGACCAAACTGTTGAGTTCCTGCACCAGCAGCGCAATATCGGCCGGGTGCAGGCCGGTGGTCGGCTCGTCCAGCAGGTACACGGTGTGGCCCCGGCGCGAATTGCGGGAACGCTGAAGCTCCGTGGCCAGCTTGATGCGCTGCGCCTCGCCGCCGGACAATTCCGGCGCGCCCTGGCCCAGCCGCAGGTAGCCCAGCCCAACGGCTTGCAGGGTTTCCACGGCGCGCAGGATCTTCGGTTCGTCGGCGAACACGTCCGCGGCTTCGTCGACAGTCAGCTCGAGCACTTCCGCGATGGTCAGCCCCTCCCAGGTCACCTCGAGGGTCTCGTCGTTGTAGCGCGCACCGCCGCAGTCCGGACAGGTGGTGTACGAGCCGGGCAGAAACACCAGCTCAACCTCGATCTTGCCGGCGCCGCCGCAGGTGGGGCACTGGCCTTGCTTCACGTTGTAGGAAAAGCGCGACACGGTCCATTTGCGGTGCTTCGCCTCGTCGGTGCCGGCGAACAGTTTGCGCACGCCGTCGAAAAGCCCAGTGTACGTCGCCAGCGTCGAGCGTGGCGTGCGCCCGATGGGCTTTTGGGTGATCTGCACGACGCGGCTGACAGCATCAAAGCCTTCTTGCTTATCGACGACCCACTCGCCGTCTTGCCCTACCTCATCGTCCTCATCGACGACGGTGGACGCCGCCTCGCGCAGCACCCCGGCGAGCACGGTGCTCACCAGCGTGGATTTGCCGGAGCCGGACACGCCCGCCACGGCGGTGAACTGGCCACGGCCGAAGTCCACATCGAGGCCGTCGATGGAGCGCGCGTGCACGCCGGAAAGCGACAGTTGGCCGGTGGCGGACCGCGGGTCGTCGTTGAGCGAAAGTGCCCGGTTCGCCAACGCCTTCGCGGTGGGCGCGTCACCGGTGTACTCGCTGGTGGGACCGGCATAGACCACCTCGCCGCCGCGTTCGCCGGCGAGCGGGCCGACGTCCACCAAGTAGTCGGTCTGGGCGACCAGCTCCATGTCGTGCTCGACTAAGAGCACCGAGTTGCCGGCATCGATGAAGCGGCGGCAGATATCCAGCACCGCGCCGCGCTCGGCGGGGTGCAGGCCAGCAGACGGCTCGTCCAGGACGTACGCCACGCCGAACAAGCCCGAGCGCAGCTGGGCGGAGAGCCGGATGCGCTGCAGCTCACCGGCGGACAGCGTCGGCGCGGGGCGGTCCAGGCTCAAGTGCGCCAGGCCCAAATCGAGCGCGGACTGCAGCGCGGGCAGGATCTGCCTGAGCAGCAGATCCTCGGCGGAGCCTTCTTGCGGATCCTGCGCGGAGAGCACCTCGTAGACCTGGTCCAGCGGCAGGGCGCCGAGCTCGTCGATAGGTATGCCTGCGTAGGTGACCTTGAGCGCCTCCGGATTGAGGCGGCGGCCGCGGCAGGTCTCGCACACGCGCGATTCCATGTAGGACAGCACGCGTTTGCGCAGCGTGTCAGAGTTGGTCTCCGCGAGCGTGTTGGTCAAGTACGACGCCACGGAGCGCCACGTGCCCTTGTAGTTGCGCTGGATCTGATCCTCGCCGCGAAGCGGCTTGACGGTGACCACGGGGCGCTCGTCGGTGAACAGAATCCACTCGCGGTCTTTCTGAGGCAGGTCCTGCCAGGGCGAATCCAGGTCGTAGCCCAGGGTGGCCAGGATGTCGTGGAAGTTCTTGCCCGCCCAGGCGCCGGGCCAGGCCTTAATGGCGCCGTCCTCGATGGACAGCGTCGGATCCGGCACCATCGATTCCTCGGTCGGCTCGTGCACCACACCCGTGCCCTGGCACGTCGGGCACATGCCCTCCGGTGTATTCGGAGAAAACGAGTCGGAGTACAGCCCCTTCGGGTTGTCGCCGGAGCGCGAGTACAACAGGCGGATGCTGTTGGACAGTGCGGAGACGGTACCCACCGTCGAGCGCGCACCGCCGCCGGAGGTGGACTGCTGCAGCGCAACAGTGGGCGGCAGGCCCTCCACCGAGCCGACCTGCGGGTCCACCGCGGAGCCGATGAGACGGCGCGCGAACGGCGCCACCGATTCCAGGTAGCGCCGTTGGCCTTCGCCATGGATGGTGCCGAATGCCAGCGAGGACTTCCCCGAGCCCGACACCCCGGTTACCGCGACGAGCGTGCCACGCGGAATGTCCACGTCCACGTTGCGGAGATTGTGTAGGTGGGCATCGCGAACTTCAATTCCAGGCATGCCCACCAGAGTAACTGCTTAGCCCTTTTGCGTGTCCTCGCCGAGCTGGTGCACGTGAATGGTGTTCGTCGTGCCGGAGACCCCGGGCGGGGTGCCAGCGACCACGACCATCGTGTCGCCTTCGTTGTACTGCTCCATGGCGAGTAGCTGGCTGTCGACCACCTTGATCATGTCGTCGGTGCTGTGCACCTGCTCGCACAGGAACGTCTCCGCACCCCACGTCATGGCCAGCTGTGAGCGCACCTGCTGCACCGGCGTAAACACCAAAAGCGGCAGGTCCGGGTGCAGGCGCGCCACCCGACGGGCGGTGTCGCCGGAGGTGGTGAAGGTGACAATCGCGCGGGCGTTGAGACGGTCTGCGATGTCGTTGGCGGAGTACGACACGACGCCACGCTTCGTGCGCGGGATGTGGTTCAGCGGTGGGACCGTGCCCATGGTCTCTGCGGAGCGCACGATGCGGCTCATGGTGCGCACGACATTGTGCGGGTCCACGCCCACGGACGTCTCGCCGGAGAGCATCACCGCGTCCGCGCCGTCGAGCACCGCGTTGGCCACGTCGGAAGCCTCGGCGCGGGTCGGGCGAGAGTTCTCGATCATGGAGTCGAGCATCTGCGTCGCCACAATCACCGGCTTCGCGTTCTCGCGAGCAATCTGGATCACGCGCTTTTGCACCGCGGGTACCTGCTCGAGCGGGATCTCCACGCCCAGGTCGCCACGGGCGACCATGACAGCGTCGAAGGCGAGGATGATGGACTCAAGCGCGTCCACAGCCTCGGGCTTTTCAAGCTTTGCGACGACCGGTACACGCCTGCCAACCTCGTCCATGATCTCGTGGACCAGCTCCACATCCGCCGGGGAGCGCACAAACGACAAGGCGATGATGTCCACGCCGAGCTGCAGCGCGAAGCGCAGATCTTCCTTGTCCTTTTCACTCAGAGCTGGCACGGAGATGTCCATGCCCGGCAGGGAAACACCCTTGTTATTGGATACCGGGCCGCCCTCGGTGACGCGGCAGACCACGTCGTTGCCGTCGATGTCGGTGCACACGAGGCCGACCTTGCCGTCGTCGACAAGCAGGCGGTCGCCCGGCTTCGCGTCCTGGGCGAGCTGCTTGTAGGTGGTGGACACGCGGTCGTGCGTGCCCTCGACGTCGTCGACGGTGATGCGGACAGTCTCACCGGTCTCCCAGTACGTCTTGCCGTCGCCTTCGAAGCGGCCGAGGCGGATCTTTGGGCCCTGCAGGTCCGCCAGGATGCCCACGGCGTGGCCAGTCTCGTCGGTGGCCTCGCGCACCCAGCGGTAGTTCTGCTCATGATCCGGGTAGTCGCCGTGCGAGAAGTTCAAACGCGCGACATCCATCCCGTCGCGCACCAGCCCTAAAATCGCATCCTTGCTGGCCACCGCCGGACCGAGGGTGCAGACGATCTTCGTCCTTCTATCCACGTGTACCAACCTCGCCTTCGTAGGTTTCTTGCGTGTCGTTCAACGCCACACCGTACTCTCGATTTTGCGGGTCTGCCGGGGGCTGCTCGTTGAACACCGGGTCCACCTCCTGCGGGGTTTCCCTGCCTTTGCGCAGCAGCAGGAACACCACCACCGCTGTGAGGAACAAAATCGCCGTGACCCACGTGTTCACGCGCAGGCCGAGGATCAGGTTCGCCTCGTCGCGGCGCATGAGCTCGATGAAGAAGCGGCCCAGCGAATAGCCGGCCACATAGAGCCAGAACACGCGCCCATGCCCGAGGCGGAAGCGGCGGTCGGCCCAGATGAGCACGAAAAACACCGCCACGTTCCACAACAACTCGTACAAGAACGTCGGGTGCACGCTGGCGATGACCTCGCCGGTGGAACGCCCCGTCAGCGGCGCGTACTGCCCTGCCTCGTTGACGCGGTAATAGATGTCCAGCGCCCACGGCACGGTGGTCTCCGCGCCGTAGAGCTCCTGGTTGAAGTAGTTGCCCAAGCGACCGATGCCTTGGGCCAGAATCA from Corynebacterium fournieri harbors:
- a CDS encoding glycogen/starch/alpha-glucan phosphorylase; this encodes MTATTPAFEQTVAGHVRAFSGRAPEDSTVKKFWTGLSAATVEQFADDWAKTRTTYKKSRRAAYFSAEFLEGRALLNNLTNLGLVDKAQAIAKDNGFELADVLEAEHDAALGNGGLGRLAACFLDSAATQDYPLTGYGLLYRYGLFRQEFEDGFQREHPDAWKESFYPFIIRRGSEQRIVRFDDMHVRAIPYDMPITGYGTDNVGTLRLWDASPIAEFDYDAFNSQRFADAILEREAVHDITRVLYPNDSTYAGKLLRVRQQYFFCSASLQELIDDYVAAHGDDLRHFHEYNSIQLNDTHPVLGIPELMRLLMDEHGLGWDEAWEVTTHTFAYTNHTVLQEALETWEESIFKQLFWRIWEIVEEIDRRYRLDMEGRGVDAETAHHYSPVHDGRVHMAWIACYASYSVNGVAALHTDIIKRDTLGFWHGLYPERFNNKTNGVTPRRWLRMCNPRLSELLDRLSGSDEWVTDLDKLKELRPLADDPQVLNELREIKAANKRDFAEWIAARQGAQIDPNSIFDTQIKRLHEYKRQLMNALYILDLYFRITVDGEQDVPKRTFIFGAKAAPGYVAAKGIIKLINTIAELVNNDPVASKYIHVVFVENYNVSPAEQIIPATDVSEQISTAGKEASGTSNMKFMMNGALTLGTMDGANVEIVDAVGEDNAYIFGAREEELPELKAHYNPRQVAEQTPGLMRALDALVDGTLDDRGTGAFHDIRASLLEDNGYGEQDVYYVLGDFADFRATRDRMVADYYSDPDGWARMCWINICESGRFSSDRTIRDYAEEVWKIAPTPIN
- a CDS encoding GNAT family N-acetyltransferase; translated protein: MDATIRPAQPSDAATVADVHNRSRAQAFRGHIADEVLDNHAPLEREWEEYFRAPDGRVFIAEVDGQAVGIAYGIPAQHPGERTELRNLYLLEAAAGSGVAVQLLDAVVRPGEPAFLWVADFNDQAKAFYRKHGFSFDGEDSHHAGDDITLKRMVRG
- a CDS encoding chorismate-binding protein, whose protein sequence is MILLVDNYDSYTFNLAHLIAEASGREPLVVPAGEAADLPRRVRAGEFSHVVISPGPGTPEREEDFGASRRVIEAAAEADVPLLGVCLGHQGLAMLAGATVARAPEPRHGFISTVTHSGEGIFAGIPQDFEVVRYHSLHVGCDVEEAPGITVHARSEDGVVQALKVDGREHWGVQFHPESVLTQHGAALMRNFIGGWRLIHREVPGALDCQRVFNAIREDGRDAFFLDSSDARGRFSILGDTAGPLSRSICYSLDDGDILHTLNEELSTPIHGAPDLPFTGGWIGYLGYECAQLTLPITLTHTSPYPDAYFVRPQSFIVYDHDAESAHLCALAGEGSEELLDRLERMLEGANGAEGASRSKGSWSNPDYLGSIDKAQELLRAGESYEVCLTDTYTAEATGELYEPLREHNPAPYAAHLVFDGVEVASASPERFLTVRDREVEAKPIKGTIAANEDPELLRDDKTRAENLMIVDLLRNDLSRVCDPGTVRVPGLMQVESYATVHQLVSTITGRLREGLTAVDAVRATFPPGSMTGAPKLRTCEIIDRLETSPRGVYSGALGHFGFDGQADLSVVIRTAVRAGDTVTVGAGGAVVLASDAHAELAERNLKAQSVLGAWDV
- a CDS encoding aminotransferase class IV — translated: MCRYVWRGALKESAASDGPLDSPLDVADSWRHSNGRTNGLDLHLQRFSRAAGGLPEGFVDKLMPLLREGELFPRIALLQGLLLLDVRPAPPARPTTSLTYAPAPDPRTRPEVKGPDFAAFRAYRSRYQVAGTDDTVIIDKHGAMLETTTGALVMWDGDTLCLPDGVWLPSVTLHQVLARSERLGIRVERRRLTPELATEHPLWFLNSLHGISPVRELHTGDAVIIPPAHPCSDEWRDWWWGGFSHEFEHITEN
- a CDS encoding suppressor of fused domain protein, giving the protein MTNAQTPQDIVDYRLAPLLGEEYSVFHELISDELHIDVYCWAPTEQRQFWTLCTSGMNEYRMQMPPGKEEFNRTELVMTLPDDWPLAEIGSQNGPEGDAISWPVTLLKSTARLPKDMETWLSYGTSSQAGLDPSETYPGSEFSGFIIGGALTVDAEGDFLRTPVGDEAVHFFGVYPLYADELQAYLAGDDILSKLHELGVAEGVYPGRPSVA